GCCTATAACACCCGTTCCGATTGCCTCAACATATCTGAAGTCGATTCCTTCCCAATTAATGTATTTTTCAGTATAACACAGCCCTTTAACGGAATATTTTTAATTATTATCGTCTGCCTTATCTTTCGCGGCCTTATCCTGGCCCTTTTGCAATTTTTCCTGCGCTTTTTTGATGGAATCCTGTTTGGCTTTTTCGCGTTTCTTTTTCTTGTTAAAAAAACCCTTTAATAAAAAGTTTGATTGCGCAGCTTTCAGATCCTCATTTAAGGTGCCTGTGGTAGCATGCACATTTTTCATAGTTGTACGGGCCTGGGCAACAGTGCTTTCCAGGCTCCTGGATAGGTTATCATTATTTAATAGCCGGCCAATACTCCCTTTTCCACTGTTTATTTTGCCTACAATTTCAGCTAAGTCGCCGGTCATCTCTTCGGCATTATCGGCCACCTTAGTTAGTTTGGTTATTATTTTATCCACATCAACCGGGTTTACTGAAGCAAGCCGGCCACCATCGGCAACCTGCTGGTTACTGGCGATACCGCCGGGAGCCAAAACAACCAGCTTATCGCCCATTAAACCATCGCTGCCGATGCTCAGTTTCGAGTCGGTTTTTACAAATTGCCTTACCTTATCGTTCAGGGTAAGATCAACCCGTACAGAGCTATCGGTTATGATGTTGATGGATTGAACCACACCAACGTTAATACCGGCAAAGCGTACATTGTTGCCCACCTGCAATCCGTTTACGTTTTTAAAGGTACCATAAACAGTAAAGGTGGAGTTAAACATACTTTTCTGGCTCCCGATGAAAAATACGGCGAGTGCCAGTATTACAAGGCCAAGAAATGTAAAAAGGCCGATTTTTATTTTTTGTGATGATGTGGTTTTCATGATGTTTTGTTAAAAAATGATCGGACAAGTTCGTTTTCTGATTTTTGGAGCGCTGCCCAGCTGCCTTCGGCTATAAATTCTCCGTCGTTCATAATCATAATTCTGTCCGCCGTAATGCGGGCGCATTGCAGGTCATGGGTAATGATGATGGATGATGTT
The genomic region above belongs to Mucilaginibacter sp. KACC 22773 and contains:
- a CDS encoding MlaD family protein — protein: MKTTSSQKIKIGLFTFLGLVILALAVFFIGSQKSMFNSTFTVYGTFKNVNGLQVGNNVRFAGINVGVVQSINIITDSSVRVDLTLNDKVRQFVKTDSKLSIGSDGLMGDKLVVLAPGGIASNQQVADGGRLASVNPVDVDKIITKLTKVADNAEEMTGDLAEIVGKINSGKGSIGRLLNNDNLSRSLESTVAQARTTMKNVHATTGTLNEDLKAAQSNFLLKGFFNKKKKREKAKQDSIKKAQEKLQKGQDKAAKDKADDNN